A single region of the Hyphomonas adhaerens MHS-3 genome encodes:
- a CDS encoding ABC transporter permease, with the protein MKALFALAWKSLLNRRASVMLTLLAVALSVALFLGVDKARTGAREGFGHTISGTDLIIGAPTGSVNLLLYSVFRMGNATAEISWPTYQELAARDDIAWTVPISLGDSHRGFRVMGTDHSYFEHYQYGRGESLRFAKGKEMDDLFDAVIGADVARELGYDLGTPLVLSHGLGKADFGSGHENRPFRVVGILAPTGTPVDRTVIVSLEAITAIHVGWETGAKNPMADSITEDMIRGFNLTPKTITAVYAGLKRKGTILRTRREINTNKGEPLMAIIPGEALAQLWSVTAMAERALMAVSIFVIAVGVVSILTSILTSLNERRREMSILRAVGARPGHIFGLLTLEAGLIGFLGALLGIVIVHGLILIAGPIIMQRYGISLGGTGPGMTDLLTLLAVTGASLLAGAIPAWAAFRRSLADGLSVKL; encoded by the coding sequence ATGAAGGCCCTGTTTGCCCTGGCATGGAAAAGCCTGCTGAACCGGCGGGCCTCCGTGATGCTGACGCTTCTGGCTGTGGCGCTGTCGGTTGCCCTGTTCCTGGGGGTCGACAAGGCCCGCACCGGGGCACGCGAAGGCTTCGGCCACACGATTTCCGGCACGGACCTGATCATCGGCGCCCCCACGGGAAGCGTGAACCTGCTGCTCTACTCCGTCTTCCGGATGGGCAATGCGACGGCGGAGATTTCCTGGCCCACCTACCAGGAACTGGCTGCGCGGGACGACATCGCCTGGACGGTGCCGATCTCCCTCGGCGACAGCCATCGCGGCTTCCGCGTGATGGGGACGGACCATTCCTATTTCGAACATTACCAGTATGGCCGCGGCGAATCCCTACGCTTTGCCAAGGGCAAGGAAATGGACGACCTGTTCGATGCCGTGATCGGCGCTGACGTCGCCCGCGAGCTTGGTTACGATCTCGGCACACCACTGGTCCTGTCCCACGGGCTCGGCAAGGCCGATTTCGGATCAGGCCACGAGAACCGGCCGTTCCGCGTTGTCGGCATTCTCGCACCAACGGGCACACCGGTCGACCGGACCGTGATCGTCTCGCTCGAAGCCATTACGGCCATCCATGTCGGCTGGGAAACCGGCGCGAAGAACCCGATGGCCGATTCGATCACCGAAGACATGATCCGCGGCTTCAACCTGACGCCCAAGACGATCACGGCAGTCTATGCCGGGCTGAAGCGCAAGGGCACGATCCTGCGCACGCGGCGGGAGATCAACACCAACAAGGGCGAGCCGCTGATGGCCATCATTCCCGGCGAGGCCCTGGCCCAGCTGTGGAGCGTGACCGCCATGGCGGAGCGCGCCCTGATGGCGGTGTCGATCTTCGTCATCGCAGTCGGTGTCGTCTCGATCCTGACGTCCATCCTGACCAGCCTGAACGAGCGGCGGCGGGAGATGTCCATCCTGCGGGCGGTTGGCGCCCGGCCGGGACATATCTTCGGCCTGCTGACGCTGGAGGCCGGCCTGATCGGCTTTCTCGGCGCCCTGCTCGGCATTGTGATCGTGCATGGCCTGATCCTGATCGCCGGGCCGATCATCATGCAGCGGTATGGCATTTCCCTTGGCGGGACGGGCCCCGGCATGACCGACCTGCTGACGCTGCTGGCCGTCACCGGCGCCTCGTTGCTGGCGGGGGCCATTCCGGCCTGGGCCGCTTTCCGCAGATCCCTCGCTGACGGACTGTCCGTGAAGTTGTAG
- a CDS encoding ABC transporter ATP-binding protein, whose product MLPDAPSTDAIRVESLRFAWPDHPPVLDIDRFTLARGEKLFLRGPSGSGKSTLLGLIAGVLSPETGTVNVLGNDMATLSAARRDRVRADHLGVIFQMFNLVPYLSVTGNVTLPLHFSPARRARVGKDTEGEARRLLGRLGLTDATLLDRRVSDLSVGQQQRVAAARALMGGPDIVIADEPTSALDADARDKFIELLSEEAGRTGAALLFVSHDASLAGQFDRAVDLADINKVGVSA is encoded by the coding sequence ATGTTGCCTGACGCCCCGAGCACGGATGCCATCCGGGTTGAAAGCCTTCGCTTTGCCTGGCCGGATCATCCACCGGTGCTGGATATCGACCGCTTCACCCTCGCCCGCGGCGAAAAACTGTTCCTGCGCGGACCGTCCGGGTCCGGAAAGTCCACTCTGCTCGGCCTGATCGCCGGGGTACTCAGCCCGGAAACCGGCACGGTCAATGTGCTGGGCAACGACATGGCCACGCTCAGCGCCGCAAGGCGCGACCGGGTGCGGGCCGACCATCTGGGCGTCATCTTCCAGATGTTCAACCTGGTCCCGTACCTGTCCGTGACCGGGAACGTTACGCTGCCGCTGCACTTCTCCCCGGCCCGGCGCGCACGGGTCGGCAAGGATACTGAGGGCGAAGCCCGCCGCCTGCTCGGCCGGCTGGGCCTGACCGATGCCACCCTGCTGGACCGGCGCGTCTCGGACCTGTCCGTTGGCCAGCAACAGCGCGTCGCCGCGGCCCGTGCCCTGATGGGCGGGCCGGACATCGTGATCGCGGATGAGCCGACCTCGGCCCTCGACGCCGATGCCCGCGACAAGTTCATCGAATTGTTGAGCGAGGAGGCCGGACGCACGGGCGCCGCGCTCCTGTTCGTCAGCCATGATGCCAGCCTCGCCGGGCAGTTCGACCGAGCGGTGGATCTCGCCGACATCAACAAGGTGGGGGTGAGCGCATGA
- a CDS encoding DMT family transporter, whose amino-acid sequence MAVSPDQSGVAEVSAAEEPRNLEGALWMTASGLVFTAFLTLSKLQSAHYDPGFLAFFRSFVALILTLPVILQQGWGVMRIHRPGLVLLRSLFGTMGFIFSFYAVSAQFGLPLSEFNAISFSRAMFITVLAAALLKETVGWHRWGATLAGFVGVLIMTQPEAGVSLGTLLALAAAFCMAGAITLVKLLSRNHRPVTLLIWANLLSSAMLLPLALWKMPEVMPSWQDWALITLMGGCGVAGQYFYIRGMAIGDASFLSPIDYLRLPMAATVDWLLFKALPGPWTWVGTGIIIGATAYITLRERQKRRQTRRA is encoded by the coding sequence ATGGCAGTCAGTCCCGATCAATCAGGTGTCGCCGAGGTTAGTGCGGCTGAAGAACCCCGCAACCTGGAAGGTGCACTCTGGATGACGGCCTCGGGCCTCGTCTTCACCGCGTTCCTGACGCTGTCCAAGCTTCAATCGGCCCATTACGACCCCGGCTTCCTGGCTTTCTTCCGGTCGTTCGTCGCCCTGATCCTGACCTTGCCGGTTATTCTTCAGCAGGGCTGGGGCGTCATGCGCATTCACCGGCCCGGCCTGGTTCTGCTGCGCAGCCTGTTCGGGACGATGGGGTTCATTTTCAGCTTCTACGCGGTCTCGGCGCAGTTCGGTCTGCCGCTGTCGGAGTTCAACGCGATCAGTTTCTCGCGCGCCATGTTCATCACGGTGCTGGCGGCGGCGCTGCTGAAGGAGACGGTCGGCTGGCACCGCTGGGGCGCGACGCTGGCGGGCTTTGTCGGCGTTCTCATCATGACCCAGCCGGAGGCAGGCGTCAGCCTCGGCACGCTGCTGGCGCTTGCGGCGGCTTTCTGCATGGCCGGCGCGATCACGCTGGTGAAGCTGCTCTCGCGCAATCACCGGCCGGTCACGCTGCTGATCTGGGCGAACCTGCTCTCCTCGGCGATGCTTCTGCCGCTGGCCCTGTGGAAGATGCCGGAGGTCATGCCGTCCTGGCAGGACTGGGCGCTGATTACGCTGATGGGCGGATGCGGCGTGGCCGGGCAGTATTTCTACATCCGGGGCATGGCGATCGGGGACGCCTCGTTCCTGTCGCCGATCGATTATCTGCGCCTGCCGATGGCGGCGACGGTGGACTGGCTGTTGTTCAAGGCCTTGCCGGGGCCGTGGACCTGGGTCGGCACGGGCATCATCATCGGCGCCACGGCCTATATCACCCTGCGGGAACGGCAAAAGCGGCGCCAGACCAGACGGGCCTGA
- a CDS encoding TetR/AcrR family transcriptional regulator — translation MKPREGRYHHGDLRSALIEEGLAQLDVKAPDAVSLREIARNVGVSATAVYRHFPDKAALLSALCGVGGERLAEAFREAMSGADEQRAAFRAMGRAYVKFALRNPSVFRLMMTQRPPEGDRNETPCATDEPFGMLSDTLNALMPADTSHADRKIKRLQAWSMVHGLAMLMLDGQVPRDEALVDQVIVASFL, via the coding sequence ATGAAGCCGCGCGAGGGCCGCTACCATCATGGCGACCTGCGGTCTGCTCTGATCGAAGAAGGTCTCGCCCAGCTGGACGTGAAAGCGCCGGATGCCGTCAGCCTGCGCGAGATCGCCCGCAATGTCGGCGTGTCGGCAACGGCGGTGTACCGGCACTTCCCCGACAAGGCCGCGCTTCTGAGCGCGCTGTGCGGCGTTGGCGGCGAACGCCTGGCCGAAGCGTTCCGGGAGGCAATGTCCGGCGCGGACGAGCAGAGGGCGGCGTTCCGGGCCATGGGCCGGGCCTATGTGAAATTCGCCCTGCGCAACCCGTCTGTCTTTCGCCTGATGATGACGCAACGCCCGCCGGAGGGGGACCGGAACGAGACGCCCTGCGCCACGGACGAACCCTTTGGCATGCTGTCGGACACGCTCAACGCGCTGATGCCCGCCGACACCTCGCACGCCGACCGCAAGATCAAGCGGCTGCAGGCCTGGTCGATGGTGCATGGCCTGGCCATGCTGATGCTGGACGGACAGGTTCCCCGGGACGAGGCGCTGGTCGATCAGGTCATCGTCGCCAGTTTTCTTTAG
- a CDS encoding disulfide bond formation protein B, with the protein MLFLKGLLKDWKWPVAAIVVSALMLAAAHAFETFGHLYPCPLCLRQREVYWALIAMTLTGLALWKVRPTRRFLVALNVLIGLVFGVGVVVAFYHSGVEWKIFPPPAGCAGGGEIDLMNMESLDRPMTVPSCTDAPFYILGLSMAGWNGVVSAILAAASFIAAGATFRGRNEA; encoded by the coding sequence ATGCTCTTCCTGAAAGGCCTTCTCAAGGACTGGAAATGGCCGGTCGCCGCAATTGTGGTGTCCGCCCTGATGCTTGCAGCCGCCCATGCCTTCGAGACGTTCGGCCATCTCTATCCCTGTCCGCTCTGCCTGCGCCAGCGGGAGGTCTACTGGGCCCTGATCGCCATGACACTGACCGGCCTTGCCCTCTGGAAGGTCCGGCCGACCCGGCGCTTCCTGGTGGCGCTGAACGTGTTGATTGGCCTTGTCTTCGGGGTCGGCGTGGTCGTCGCCTTCTATCATTCCGGCGTGGAATGGAAGATTTTCCCGCCTCCGGCCGGTTGCGCAGGCGGCGGCGAGATTGATCTCATGAACATGGAATCGCTGGACCGGCCGATGACCGTGCCATCCTGCACCGATGCCCCCTTCTACATCCTCGGCCTGTCCATGGCCGGGTGGAACGGCGTCGTCTCTGCCATCCTCGCCGCCGCCAGCTTCATCGCCGCCGGCGCGACGTTCAGAGGCCGTAATGAGGCCTAG
- a CDS encoding ZrgA family zinc uptake protein, producing the protein MISFRFWPVAAVSAASLLTLVACGPSSAPYEPPPPASQSDQQAELPDAALAVAADSPVAPAAVTKLEAAHEDEAGHAGEPHVHGGGDLAITREDDFLTVSLDAPLANFGLSETKVPEGKKAEKFAEGIVEPIGPTTCEETERSITGRTDGTHGAMTVSVAWRCKKIDRVEGMLVHVFELYPAFQHIDAIYLGPDGQQVAKELTPNDTEIDFD; encoded by the coding sequence ATGATTTCATTCCGTTTCTGGCCGGTTGCGGCCGTGTCCGCGGCCAGCCTGCTGACCCTTGTTGCCTGCGGCCCGTCCAGCGCGCCCTACGAACCTCCGCCACCTGCCTCGCAATCTGACCAGCAAGCCGAGCTGCCTGACGCCGCCCTTGCGGTCGCCGCAGACAGCCCCGTTGCGCCGGCGGCAGTGACCAAACTCGAAGCGGCCCATGAGGATGAAGCAGGCCATGCCGGCGAACCGCACGTGCATGGCGGCGGCGATCTCGCGATCACGCGGGAAGACGATTTCCTGACCGTGAGCCTCGATGCGCCGCTCGCCAATTTCGGCCTGTCGGAAACGAAAGTGCCTGAAGGCAAGAAGGCCGAGAAATTCGCCGAAGGCATCGTTGAGCCGATCGGGCCGACGACCTGCGAAGAGACCGAACGCTCCATCACCGGGCGTACCGACGGCACGCATGGCGCGATGACGGTCTCGGTCGCCTGGCGCTGCAAGAAGATCGACCGGGTGGAAGGCATGCTGGTGCATGTCTTTGAACTCTACCCGGCCTTCCAGCATATCGATGCGATCTATCTCGGCCCGGACGGCCAGCAGGTCGCCAAGGAACTCACCCCCAACGATACAGAGATCGATTTCGACTGA
- a CDS encoding SDR family oxidoreductase: protein MAKVLVTGATGFIAGHVIHQLLEAGHEVRGTARSASRETPLNTILSDYAGSPLHIDIVEADLNSDAGWAEAVEGMDYVQHLASPFLAVMPKDHDELIRPARDGALRVLKASKAAGVKRVVMTSSMAAIAYGWGDARPNPLTEEHWSNPDDMKDNTAYTRSKTIAEKAAWDYMAGEGAGMELSVINPSAVLGPAMSADVSTSLQIITQLMTGKAPASPRVGFCVVDVRDVADAHVKAMTVPEAAGERFLASGRFMWMSEVADVLREKFPDYQKKLPKGELPDWLLKVLTLVNPPLKAVVPELGRERHCSNEKARRVLGWTPRTEEEAIIESAQTLIDLNVV, encoded by the coding sequence ATGGCCAAAGTTCTCGTTACCGGCGCGACCGGCTTTATTGCCGGGCATGTCATCCACCAATTGCTGGAAGCTGGCCACGAGGTTCGCGGTACGGCGCGTTCCGCTTCAAGGGAAACGCCCCTGAACACGATTTTGAGCGATTATGCCGGCAGCCCGCTCCATATCGACATCGTCGAGGCGGATCTGAACAGCGATGCCGGCTGGGCGGAGGCCGTGGAAGGCATGGACTATGTCCAGCACCTCGCGTCTCCCTTCCTCGCGGTGATGCCGAAAGACCATGATGAGCTGATCCGGCCGGCCCGTGACGGCGCCCTGCGCGTCCTGAAGGCCTCGAAGGCGGCGGGCGTGAAGCGCGTGGTGATGACCTCGTCCATGGCGGCGATCGCCTATGGCTGGGGCGATGCCCGGCCGAACCCGCTGACCGAAGAGCACTGGTCCAATCCCGACGATATGAAGGACAACACGGCCTATACCCGCTCCAAGACGATCGCGGAGAAAGCCGCCTGGGACTATATGGCCGGGGAGGGCGCCGGAATGGAGCTTTCGGTCATCAACCCGTCCGCCGTGCTTGGCCCGGCCATGAGCGCCGATGTCTCGACGTCGCTGCAGATCATCACCCAGTTGATGACCGGCAAGGCCCCGGCCTCGCCGCGGGTCGGCTTTTGCGTTGTCGATGTACGCGATGTCGCCGATGCGCACGTGAAGGCGATGACTGTGCCCGAAGCGGCGGGCGAACGCTTCCTGGCATCCGGCCGGTTCATGTGGATGAGCGAAGTGGCCGATGTGCTGCGCGAGAAATTCCCGGACTACCAGAAGAAGCTGCCGAAGGGCGAACTGCCGGACTGGCTGCTGAAGGTGCTGACACTAGTAAATCCGCCACTGAAGGCCGTCGTGCCGGAGCTGGGCCGCGAACGGCATTGTTCGAACGAGAAAGCCCGCCGCGTGCTCGGCTGGACGCCGCGCACCGAGGAAGAAGCGATCATCGAGAGCGCGCAGACCCTGATCGACCTGAACGTGGTCTAG
- a CDS encoding polyhydroxyalkanoate depolymerase: protein MLYSFVEMNRAAMAPMRMAVRAGRMAMHSSINPIAKTEYGKALTAFADVFESATRYYGKPEWGIESVKINSAPVPVTPTVAWRSPWCNMVHFRKDPDALAFARKPGAAPLPRMLIVAPLSGHYATLLRGTVEGFLETHDVYIADWSDARMAPVWLGRFDLDDYMDHVRKMISHIGPGAHVLAVCQPGPPVLAAISMMAEDDDPNRPASMTFMGSPIDTRRSPTVPNELAEEQSFEWFQENMIYTVPGPYPGVFRRVYPGFVQLASFMNMNWGRHVDAQWRFFNHLVEGDGDNAGKHREFYDEYLSVLDMTEEFYLQTILRVFQEHHLPRGIMKYRYSRQIRPEKIRDVALMTVEGEKDDISGIGQTQAAHDLCTQLPKEMQLDYIQPGVGHYGVFNGNRFRTEIAPRVTEFTRRFTHRELDEAALDKV, encoded by the coding sequence ATGCTCTACTCCTTTGTCGAAATGAACCGTGCCGCGATGGCGCCAATGCGTATGGCCGTACGCGCAGGCCGCATGGCGATGCATTCTTCGATCAACCCGATCGCGAAGACGGAATACGGCAAGGCGCTCACCGCCTTTGCGGACGTGTTCGAAAGCGCCACCCGCTATTATGGCAAGCCCGAATGGGGCATCGAATCGGTCAAGATCAACAGCGCGCCCGTGCCGGTCACCCCGACGGTCGCCTGGCGGTCGCCCTGGTGCAACATGGTCCACTTCCGCAAGGATCCGGACGCTCTGGCATTTGCCCGCAAGCCGGGCGCTGCCCCCCTGCCCCGCATGCTGATCGTGGCGCCGCTGTCCGGCCACTATGCCACCCTGCTGCGCGGAACGGTCGAAGGCTTCCTGGAGACGCATGACGTCTACATTGCCGACTGGTCCGATGCGCGCATGGCGCCGGTCTGGCTCGGCCGGTTCGATCTCGATGACTATATGGACCATGTCCGCAAGATGATCTCGCATATCGGCCCCGGCGCGCATGTTCTGGCGGTCTGCCAGCCCGGCCCGCCGGTCCTGGCCGCGATCTCGATGATGGCGGAAGACGATGATCCGAACCGTCCGGCCTCGATGACCTTCATGGGGTCACCCATCGACACCCGTCGCAGCCCGACCGTGCCGAACGAGCTGGCCGAGGAGCAATCCTTCGAGTGGTTCCAGGAAAACATGATCTACACCGTGCCCGGCCCTTATCCGGGGGTCTTCCGCCGGGTCTATCCGGGCTTTGTGCAGCTCGCCTCGTTCATGAACATGAACTGGGGACGGCATGTCGACGCGCAATGGCGCTTCTTCAACCATCTGGTCGAAGGCGACGGCGACAATGCCGGCAAGCACCGCGAATTCTATGACGAATACCTCTCGGTCCTCGACATGACCGAAGAGTTCTACCTGCAGACCATCCTGCGCGTGTTCCAGGAACACCACCTGCCGCGCGGCATCATGAAATATCGCTATTCGCGCCAGATCCGGCCCGAGAAAATCCGCGATGTGGCGCTGATGACGGTCGAAGGGGAAAAGGACGATATTTCCGGCATCGGCCAGACGCAGGCGGCGCACGATTTGTGCACCCAGCTGCCGAAGGAAATGCAGCTGGACTACATCCAGCCGGGCGTCGGCCACTACGGCGTCTTCAACGGCAATCGTTTCCGGACGGAGATCGCCCCGCGCGTCACCGAATTTACCCGGCGCTTTACCCATCGCGAGCTGGACGAAGCCGCCCTCGACAAAGTCTAG
- a CDS encoding DUF3299 domain-containing protein, whose product MKRSLILPALILISLSPACGQTTAPAADAETPAEASVETSADASTAPAGPQVGDKIGESDAEKAAKDASVAAAAAEAMREQEEIKARGVTEIGWEDLMPEGEEERLQKMYAAQMATLYSIQEGSAADTAVQIGSFNTVDTYDGKKIRMPGYTVPFSYDAKAEISEFLLVPYFGACIHAPPPPPNQTIFVRTDDPILLKDLPQAVWIEGTLHAQKQESDLADAAYIIDLSRVEKYEY is encoded by the coding sequence ATGAAGCGCTCTCTCATCCTCCCCGCCCTCATCCTGATCAGCCTGTCGCCCGCTTGCGGCCAGACCACGGCGCCCGCCGCCGATGCCGAAACGCCTGCAGAAGCAAGCGTGGAAACAAGCGCGGACGCCTCCACCGCCCCCGCCGGGCCGCAGGTCGGCGACAAGATCGGCGAAAGCGATGCAGAAAAGGCGGCGAAGGATGCGTCCGTTGCCGCCGCCGCGGCAGAGGCCATGCGCGAGCAGGAAGAAATCAAGGCCCGCGGCGTCACGGAAATCGGCTGGGAAGACCTGATGCCGGAAGGCGAGGAAGAGCGCCTGCAGAAGATGTATGCCGCCCAGATGGCGACGCTCTACTCCATCCAGGAAGGCTCTGCCGCCGACACGGCCGTTCAGATCGGCTCGTTCAACACGGTCGACACCTATGACGGCAAGAAGATCCGCATGCCGGGCTACACTGTGCCGTTTTCCTATGATGCCAAGGCCGAGATCAGCGAATTCCTGCTGGTGCCTTATTTCGGCGCATGCATTCACGCCCCGCCGCCGCCGCCGAACCAGACGATTTTCGTGCGGACCGACGATCCGATCCTGCTGAAGGATTTGCCACAGGCCGTCTGGATCGAAGGCACGCTTCATGCACAGAAGCAGGAAAGCGACCTCGCGGACGCTGCCTACATTATCGATCTGTCGCGGGTGGAGAAATACGAATACTGA
- a CDS encoding exopolysaccharide biosynthesis protein, with product MDVTNAENEKTLLQIVEAMAAGAPEDGYTLRQIFDHLDESAFGAGLFLLALPCCIPFLYGVPQVVSLPMMALAAQMALGHEQPWLPDALGNRRIDRKGLTAMAHGGRKWLGWIETFSKPRFTMITGPRSERLLGFVLCIFCASILVPLPMTNTVPGFAVALAAFGLINRDGFLVIIGAILGFVWVSSLLILGPTAVLAAIHFGKDWLTGLFGS from the coding sequence ATGGATGTCACCAACGCGGAAAACGAGAAAACCCTGCTCCAGATCGTCGAGGCGATGGCCGCCGGCGCGCCGGAAGACGGGTACACGCTGCGGCAGATTTTCGACCATCTGGACGAAAGCGCGTTCGGCGCGGGCCTGTTCCTGCTGGCCCTGCCCTGCTGCATTCCCTTCCTTTATGGCGTGCCACAAGTGGTCTCTCTGCCCATGATGGCGCTCGCCGCACAGATGGCCCTCGGCCATGAACAGCCCTGGCTGCCGGACGCGCTGGGCAACCGCCGGATCGACCGCAAGGGCCTGACCGCCATGGCCCATGGCGGCCGGAAATGGCTCGGCTGGATCGAGACATTCTCAAAGCCCCGCTTCACGATGATTACCGGCCCCAGGTCCGAACGCCTGCTCGGCTTCGTGCTCTGCATCTTCTGCGCGTCCATCCTGGTGCCGCTGCCGATGACCAATACCGTCCCCGGCTTTGCCGTGGCGCTTGCCGCGTTCGGCCTGATCAACCGGGACGGTTTCCTTGTCATCATCGGCGCCATTCTGGGATTTGTCTGGGTGTCCTCATTGCTGATCCTCGGCCCGACGGCTGTTCTGGCTGCCATCCATTTCGGGAAGGACTGGCTCACGGGATTGTTTGGCTCGTGA
- a CDS encoding SDR family NAD(P)-dependent oxidoreductase: MADLSGKVAVITGAASGIGLAGVETFVEAGAKVIAADIQDEKGRALETRFGTDTVRYIHCDVLDLAELEALMEGAVSHFGKIDVVWNNAGSGGTPADIEELDEEGYDKTMDLLLKQVFFGTKYAVAHMKDSGGSIINTSSISALEAGWAPITYSVAKIGVAHFSRIAAAQVAKYKIRVNAILPGFIATSIFGASLGMSREVADQMAEMLAQQGGSMQPAGRTGKGKDIAEMAAFLASDASEFITGSQFTVDGGITVGPRHSWDESAGGPVLEALGITPEQAEQMAEAMKAQQE, translated from the coding sequence ATGGCGGATCTCAGCGGCAAGGTTGCCGTAATCACAGGTGCAGCAAGCGGCATTGGCCTGGCAGGCGTAGAGACCTTTGTGGAGGCCGGTGCGAAAGTGATCGCCGCCGACATCCAGGACGAAAAGGGCCGCGCGCTGGAAACGCGCTTTGGTACGGATACCGTCCGCTACATCCATTGCGACGTGCTGGACCTCGCTGAGCTGGAAGCCCTGATGGAAGGCGCCGTCAGCCATTTCGGCAAGATCGATGTGGTCTGGAACAATGCCGGCAGCGGCGGCACCCCGGCCGATATCGAGGAGCTGGACGAAGAAGGCTATGACAAGACGATGGACCTGCTGCTCAAGCAGGTCTTCTTCGGCACCAAATATGCCGTGGCGCACATGAAGGACTCCGGCGGCTCCATCATCAACACGTCTTCGATCAGTGCGCTGGAAGCCGGCTGGGCCCCGATCACCTATTCGGTGGCCAAGATCGGTGTCGCGCATTTCTCGCGCATCGCCGCCGCGCAGGTTGCGAAATACAAGATCCGCGTGAATGCGATCCTGCCGGGCTTTATTGCAACCTCGATCTTCGGGGCGTCCCTCGGCATGTCGCGGGAAGTGGCTGACCAGATGGCGGAGATGCTGGCCCAGCAGGGCGGATCAATGCAGCCGGCTGGCCGGACCGGCAAGGGCAAGGATATTGCCGAGATGGCGGCCTTCCTCGCCTCCGATGCGTCAGAGTTCATCACCGGCAGCCAGTTCACTGTCGATGGCGGCATCACGGTCGGCCCGCGCCACTCCTGGGACGAATCGGCCGGCGGGCCGGTCCTCGAAGCGCTGGGCATTACGCCGGAACAGGCCGAACAGATGGCCGAAGCCATGAAGGCACAACAGGAATAG
- a CDS encoding ZIP family metal transporter — translation MLDSLQAPLLFGLTAAFITTLGLISVSVRGDWSARYSGLFALAAGGMLVSLTLLHIAPEAFELSAHTPVFLMVGFFGGLGLHFGIGALFPESSDRGQAGAITPLAAVAIHSLLDGMIYSVTFAASFSSGVYAAASLMLHEFPEGVIAFAILRRHSFSNREAFIWAFLASAVTTPLGVIVATPFMYGLTPDIIGSLFAISAGLLLYVATGPLMAPLGEEPPMRSLMALSAGVGLAILMALMPLHPHEEAGGHIAPAPHDLSHDHLPH, via the coding sequence ATGCTCGATTCTCTCCAGGCCCCACTCCTGTTCGGCTTGACCGCCGCCTTTATTACCACGCTTGGCCTGATCTCGGTGTCCGTGCGCGGGGATTGGAGTGCGCGCTATTCCGGCCTGTTCGCGCTGGCCGCAGGCGGCATGCTGGTCAGCCTGACACTGTTGCACATTGCCCCGGAAGCCTTTGAACTCAGCGCCCACACGCCGGTCTTCCTGATGGTGGGTTTCTTTGGCGGCCTCGGCCTGCATTTCGGGATCGGGGCGCTGTTCCCGGAAAGCTCCGACCGGGGGCAGGCGGGGGCCATCACGCCCCTGGCGGCCGTGGCGATCCACTCCCTGCTGGACGGGATGATCTATTCGGTCACCTTCGCCGCAAGCTTCTCCTCGGGCGTTTATGCCGCAGCGTCGCTGATGCTGCACGAGTTTCCGGAAGGCGTGATCGCCTTCGCCATCCTGCGCCGGCACAGCTTCTCCAACCGCGAGGCGTTCATCTGGGCCTTCCTCGCCTCGGCCGTGACCACGCCGCTGGGCGTGATCGTGGCAACGCCCTTCATGTACGGCCTGACGCCGGACATTATCGGCAGCCTGTTCGCCATCTCCGCCGGCCTCCTTCTCTACGTCGCGACCGGCCCGCTGATGGCGCCGCTGGGCGAGGAGCCGCCGATGCGCAGCCTGATGGCATTGAGTGCCGGTGTGGGCCTCGCCATCCTGATGGCGCTGATGCCGTTGCACCCGCATGAAGAAGCGGGCGGGCACATCGCCCCGGCCCCGCACGACCTTTCGCACGATCACCTTCCGCACTAG